TGTCTGGAAATATCACATCTTCGTAAATTTCGGCCTCTTTCTTGAAAAGGTCGGGTGTTTTCACAAGGTTCTTCTTTCCTTCCTTCTTTGTCTCGACACTCCGAACAACCTCGTTATTTGGGTTGAAATCGAATGTTGTATTGATGGTAGATTCCTCTGGTTCACCTAGTTCTTCCTTTCTATATGCTTCTTCATAGAGTCGTTTGAAGTTATTTATACTTTCAACACTCTTACTCAATCTGTCAAAAGTATTAACTAAAGCTATCAGTTCAATATTGGATAAATCGACATCCATGCTTTCTCtatctttcaattcaaataaAACCTTCAATGCAGTACCGTAACCCGTAGTCTGGAGTTTACCCCACAATCTACATCTATCACAATGGACACAATCCATGATTCTAGTAatattcttgaaattttctctaatttcttctttcacTGTCAAAGAATCTTTCTCCTTAAATAATATATTCTCATCAAACATACACTCATCTTTGTGATCGCTGAACTCAAGTGCTGGATCAGACAATTGTTTGAACTTAGCCTTGAACTCATTTTCCCTTTCCACGAAGTTAGAATCTTCACAATACGCTAGTCGGTCAAAAACACCGTGAGTCTCTAGTTTGAGCAAGGCCTTCAGAACAACAATGTAATTCAGATAAAGATTAGCTATTCTATCTGGGTGGTTACCAACCCTAATCATGAACTGTTCTAAATTTGGTTTATAATCCATGGATTTCTTATCAAGATattcatttgataaatgAGTCGAAATTGAGGCATGCATACCACTAACaattttgtaaaaaaaGTTCTTTTCAATACATTGATCATGACCTAAGTTGAAACAGTTTTCATTATAAACGTTCTTCCAAATCTGCCAGCTTTGGTCACCACCATAACCAGTGAACCTCTCTGGGTTAGCAACTagatcaacaaaaacagtATCATGGATAAACCCATCTAGATCACAATAATCCTTTGTACTGTTAATGGATgaatcaacttcatcattaaGTTTCTTGACCAAAACTGAGTCTTCCAATTTACCCAAAGCTTCAGGCTGCCAAATTTCAGGCAGATCCTTAAAGTCGTCGATCGTATCAACAGCACAAGTTTGGTGCATACAGAACCCAGTTGCCTTCCAAAAGGGACACTCTTTATATAAGTTTAACCTGAAAATCCTGAAGAAATTTTCCTTGACTAGTTCTTTAATAACAGGcctaattttttcattcaacTGGTTAATGTCCTTGAAAGTTGCTGAGGTTGACTCATCAACTTTAGATTCCAAAAACAGCTCATAAACATCATCACGAAACGGTGTCCTAGTGAATTGGTGGTAATTATCAAACTGCACAGGTTGTGGTGGCTTTTTCTCGTATTTCACTAAAAtgtcatcttcaactggatcaaatgaaaatttacCCAATTTCCCCGTATCGGCTAATGTGAGCCCTGCAAAGAGGAACATCACAAACAGCATCCGTCTTATCACCTGTATGTACTTCATCTTATCTTAAGAAGCTCTAGGTATATCACACTTGTCTTTGCTAGACTCAGAACAGTGAAAGTTCTTCAAGTTGCCACCTATGTATGTCCGAATTTTCTAAATAGGTAACAACGCGCCTTACGTGGCAAGGGTTGAAAGGGGCTCAGCAACCTAAGGCAATAATGGTGAGATCTTCTGTTTACTTCTAAAGGACACGTAACTGCAAAATGCTGTACGTTAGAGTGAAATTGAAGTAAATACACCGGAGAAAGGCGGGGATTAATATACAAGcaatttacaaaattaCAAATGTGGCAACATCGAATTAGGTTAACATAACGTTGGTCTTCCAATCCCTCAACACATCAACCCAACTATTACTTTTAACATTGTGATTCTTGCGCCTCCAAATTTCTAGCATAATTTGCCTGGCATTCCAATAGGTACCAATACCTGTCTGAGCAATATCTTGCCCCCATTTATTGAATCCGTTTTGTAAATATAATGTCATTGCTTCACTACCGGCAATGAAGCCTTGCCAAAATAAGGGTATAATATACGAAGTTTCTTTATTATTCTCTagaatttcttgaattttgttTAAATGGTGTAGAACTTTCTCAATCCTTTCTAGTAAATACATTGGattgatatcttcaataaacctgtaaaaataaatgacAAGAGCGTGATAGAATGACATCACATGATGATAAATACCCTCGTGTCTGGGTGAAATGAACCTCATTTGTTCTTCATCGGCATTCTCGGTTACTGAagtattttcatcatcttcaacaaccaGTGTCCACTCTAATTTCCAAGTTAACAGTTTAAATTCTAATTGTTGAGATAActcttcaaaaaaatcaggtATAGGTAGATTATGATCATCGTGATATTTCTTGAATCTTGTTAATGGAACAATTTCACTAAACATTAGAATGAGGGAATTTGGTAAGCCATAAATAGCATCCGATGACACGACTTTATCATCAAGTTTGTTCTtagaaggttgaaaacTATTCCTAGTAATATCAACAAACGCAGGAATGTTGGAACTCTCATTCCCAACATTGGAACTTTTAGCACTTTCATGGAATTTTTCGTCGTTATCAAATTTCTTAGCGGCATTCACTTTGCCGTTACTACTACCATGATCTTCCTCGACATCACCATCTACACCATCTacaccaccaccaacaacattatcatcatcattgttCACAATAAATTCAATCCGAACCTTACCATTATCCgtgattttttcattatatttACCCCTTTTATTGTTCGAAGCAGTGGAACCAATTCCACTACCCGGTGTAGTTAAAGAAGTTGTATTTTGTTTAGATGATAATTGTGAGTCATATTTCGAGTATTCAAACttattcaagtttgaaacCGAATTTGCTTTATCAATGTATTGCTCTCTATAGTGGGAGCCGGTTTTACCTaatttatttgttttaaaACTCCTAAATATACCTCTAAACTGACCACTATTTAATTCGTCCAATTGTTCGATTGTTGGTTTGGAACCAGttaaaaaattcatgtagttgttttcatttaaaaaaatttcatttttttggatattttccAAACTCGTTGAATCTTGAATCAACTTTAAAGAACTGAAAATTCTGTGTAGTATAATTGCCTTTGAAgataatttcttcttgtgttgcatcttcttctcaatGATTTTCTCACAATGATCCAAATGAATTTTACAAGAACTCATGGTCCCCCAAACGACATCAATGGTCACCATTGACAAGACAGCGACTAGTACATCCTTATATTTTTGGTTCAATATATCTTCTTGCATGCATTTTCCAACAAATTCATTGGCCTGTCTTCTTAATTGGATACCCAGGTCAACATAATATTTCATCTCATCTGAGCCTCTAACAAACTTGCTTTGTAAATTGAATGCACTAACAGCTAACAAGGCATTTAACAATCCATTTCTAGCATTCGATGTTCTACCCAAGGACGCCAACTCACCGATAGCCATTATAGCACGAGGAAAATAGATGAATTTCCAAGGGTTCTTAGCTAGTGGTATAACTGTCATCATGTCAgcaacatcttcaatataGTAGTTAAGCAAATATCGAGCCATTGGATGCACATTAAGCGATGTTGTCGGAATACcaaatttgtcaattgcAAGAGATTTAGGTAACGGGGTGTTCTCTAAAATTTCCATAATATTTTTAGGCATCTTGACACCATTTGAAGCAtgaattttgattttgttatCAACGATTGGTTGATTAACTTGTTTAAATTTGTTGTTCAGATTTGTCGTAGGTACAATGCCGGGATTGTGGTTTTCTATATTGggagatgaagaagaggcaGAATGCTCTATACTTGAAGGGGTGATGCCCTGTGCCTGATCCTTATCCATTGATAAAACAGAATAAATATCTTCTGAATGTGCTGTGCGTTTCtcttgatgattttggGGCTCCACAGAAGATGAAGGCTGGAAAGTAGCATGACCACAATCATTAACTTTGTGAACTTTATAGGTGCCTAGTTCATCGACACTGTTTCTACCTTGAAATAACATGTGTAACATTTCATTTGGTACATGATCTTGAGTTATATCATTAGATTGCCTATTCTGGGATTTCTGAGTTCCCAAATTATTACTAAAAgtatttgcatttgatTCTAACTTGGAATTCTTCATTGGAGATCCCATCTTAGTAGAATTGGTGTGCTCAATTGAGGATGCttttatattgaaaatggaacCCATATTTTTATTAAGCATATGGTTTGAATTGGTTGTTCTTAAATTATCGGGAGTAGAATTGGTGTTATTGTCATTCTCCATATTGGCCGTGCCATTATTTGTATTGAAACTCTGACTATTGCTATTACTATCGTtgttgtggttgtggttgttaTTACCAATGGTGCCTCCACCTGTGTTGACtaaattttggttttctaaATCAAACATATCAAGAAAATGGGTATCACCATTTAGTGCAGATGCAGTCAACAATGCAGCATCTAACAATTCTGTACTTAACCATTCATTGCCAATTGGAGCTTGTTTATTACTCGAATCCAAATAATTAGGAATCTGAACAATTGAGTTTGAGACATTTTGAGGATACATAAAGCTCTGGTCTTTCAAAGTCCTAAAGTTTATcttgttattgttgttgttattattattaaaaCCATTCTCATGATGCTCACCATTGTGATTGCAAGAATGATAATAAGATGATGGAGTTAAAGGAGTATTTGCTGTCGGGGTGTTTGCTGAGGATGTATTGCGAGAATcaatctttcttctcttgatAGAATTAGACTGTGACTTGTTGTATGTGTTGTTGGTACTGGTGCTGGTACTGATGCTGGTGTTATGGTTATTCGTCAACCCAGAGGCATTTGCTTTGCGTTTCCTCTTCTTGGGTATAAGTTTTGTTCCTCTAAAGACACCAAAATGTCCCTTAATAATTGTAGGATCCGATTTCGATTGGATGGGCATGTTATGCAAATACCCCAAATCTGCATCCATC
The Pichia kudriavzevii chromosome 2, complete sequence DNA segment above includes these coding regions:
- a CDS encoding uncharacterized protein (PKUD0B10900; similar to Saccharomyces cerevisiae YML130C (ERO1); ancestral locus Anc_8.877), yielding MKYIQVIRRMLFVMFLFAGLTLADTGKLGKFSFDPVEDDILVKYEKKPPQPVQFDNYHQFTRTPFRDDVYELFLESKVDESTSATFKDINQLNEKIRPVIKELVKENFFRIFRLNLYKECPFWKATGFCMHQTCAVDTIDDFKDLPEIWQPEALGKLEDSVLVKKLNDEVDSSINSTKDYCDLDGFIHDTVFVDLVANPERFTGYGGDQSWQIWKNVYNENCFNLGHDQCIEKNFFYKIVSGMHASISTHLSNEYLDKKSMDYKPNLEQFMIRVGNHPDRIANLYLNYIVVLKALLKLETHGVFDRLAYCEDSNFVERENEFKAKFKQLSDPALEFSDHKDECMFDENILFKEKDSLTVKEEIRENFKNITRIMDCVHCDRCRLWGKLQTTGYGTALKVLFELKDRESMDVDLSNIELIALVNTFDRLSKSVESINNFKRLYEEAYRKEELGEPEESTINTTFDFNPNNEVVRSVETKKEGKKNLVKTPDLFKKEAEIYEDVIFPDISRSEDNGSFLEIFVEELKAVLKTALWVLKSYYIFPKIIYNWCLIRIVYYWNTFIGHVNEDFDFDRLYTINI
- a CDS encoding uncharacterized protein (PKUD0B10910; similar to Saccharomyces cerevisiae YML099C (ARG81); ancestral locus Anc_8.879) — translated: MAEKKLQRRSKSFSGCYTCRRRKIACDLGKPSCLKCKKSGFVCEGYDVKLRWIQSIQFDKYGYQLPSKPNQETEYCQRRSIEYVKYPEHQTYRLYDEMDADLGYLHNMPIQSKSDPTIIKGHFGVFRGTKLIPKKRKRKANASGLTNNHNTSISTSTSTNNTYNKSQSNSIKRRKIDSRNTSSANTPTANTPLTPSSYYHSCNHNGEHHENGFNNNNNNNNKINFRTLKDQSFMYPQNVSNSIVQIPNYLDSSNKQAPIGNEWLSTELLDAALLTASALNGDTHFLDMFDLENQNLVNTGGGTIGNNNHNHNNDSNSNSQSFNTNNGTANMENDNNTNSTPDNLRTTNSNHMLNKNMGSIFNIKASSIEHTNSTKMGSPMKNSKLESNANTFSNNLGTQKSQNRQSNDITQDHVPNEMLHMLFQGRNSVDELGTYKVHKVNDCGHATFQPSSSVEPQNHQEKRTAHSEDIYSVLSMDKDQAQGITPSSIEHSASSSSPNIENHNPGIVPTTNLNNKFKQVNQPIVDNKIKIHASNGVKMPKNIMEILENTPLPKSLAIDKFGIPTTSLNVHPMARYLLNYYIEDVADMMTVIPLAKNPWKFIYFPRAIMAIGELASLGRTSNARNGLLNALLAVSAFNLQSKFVRGSDEMKYYVDLGIQLRRQANEFVGKCMQEDILNQKYKDVLVAVLSMVTIDVVWGTMSSCKIHLDHCEKIIEKKMQHKKKLSSKAIILHRIFSSLKLIQDSTSLENIQKNEIFLNENNYMNFLTGSKPTIEQLDELNSGQFRGIFRSFKTNKLGKTGSHYREQYIDKANSVSNLNKFEYSKYDSQLSSKQNTTSLTTPGSGIGSTASNNKRGKYNEKITDNGKVRIEFIVNNDDDNVVGGGVDGVDGDVEEDHGSSNGKVNAAKKFDNDEKFHESAKSSNVGNESSNIPAFVDITRNSFQPSKNKLDDKVVSSDAIYGLPNSLILMFSEIVPLTRFKKYHDDHNLPIPDFFEELSQQLEFKLLTWKLEWTLVVEDDENTSVTENADEEQMRFISPRHEGIYHHVMSFYHALVIYFYRFIEDINPMYLLERIEKVLHHLNKIQEILENNKETSYIIPLFWQGFIAGSEAMTLYLQNGFNKWGQDIAQTGIGTYWNARQIMLEIWRRKNHNVKSNSWVDVLRDWKTNVMLT